DNA sequence from the Salifodinibacter halophilus genome:
GGTTATGAGCCAAACCCGGCATCTGGCCACACAATCATCAGCACCCACCGACGCGCTTTGACAGGCTTTTATTCACCCGCGCGCCGTTTTAGTGCAATGTCTGACGCGACTTCGGCCCCTCGCGTGCGGGCCGGAACTCCAGGAACAAAGTCTGGGCCGCAACACGCACGTATTCGACCAATTCCATATAGTCGGCCTCGGCGGTGCCGGTTTCGTCGTCCTCGCTGGTTAGGTCGGCGCGCGACAGTTCGGTGAGGTCGTCGACCAATTCGCGCGATTCGGCTGTAAGGTTGTCCGGATTGAAATTGCCGGTTACCGACAGGCCATAGAGAAAACCCGCGCACCAGTTGGCCAGCGCCTGCACACGCGTATCCAGATCGACGTCATCGCCCGGCAACAACGGCGTAAAACTCAGTTCCGGATCGAACAGACCGTTTAATGTTATTTCACGCAGTGCGTCCAGCGCCTGGTCGAGCATCTCAGAATCAACATCTTCGACCGCATGCCCACCTGGTGTTTCGTTATCGATACATAGCCGCCCG
Encoded proteins:
- a CDS encoding UPF0149 family protein codes for the protein MDQEQIFSAIKQGLHQTGSVQTPPEAHGTLTGRLCIDNETPGGHAVEDVDSEMLDQALDALREITLNGLFDPELSFTPLLPGDDVDLDTRVQALANWCAGFLYGLSVTGNFNPDNLTAESRELVDDLTELSRADLTSEDDETGTAEADYMELVEYVRVAAQTLFLEFRPAREGPKSRQTLH